The Narcine bancroftii isolate sNarBan1 chromosome 11, sNarBan1.hap1, whole genome shotgun sequence genome has a window encoding:
- the LOC138745727 gene encoding endogenous retrovirus group 3 member 1 Env polyprotein-like: protein MLLLCSLIFLSLPMSLSGVKCKKCRDTVVLFQDHIWGRKEGNFISHTSVPEKCWAENTTQHPYTPCVEKEGNNMGHYIQIPNTTPFPLNGWKGDSGPPCPDGLWFCIHQRTIPMKSSTPHSKVPAPLRQPDLVRVHPNNHESFGHAVGGDNLFVDLATKIAGTFNVTNCWVCGGPRMSEQWPWWGESLNSLTMISRIWTTNRTRSRETWSLSNVPSGFYCLSRTGKYPVGKSPCKAVWIRISPGIFTWFPKPLTWFLSTVFKTNCLPLSNSNIQLWNCTSSTITGPYPSNPTLKRVWERGYGVSPNGLFWVCGNKAYTRLPLQWSGTCFLGIIRPEFFVLPHDHGHKLGVKIFDTLHRQPHSSTVHLGQWGDDWPPERIIQYYGPATWAQDGSWGYRTPIYMLNRIIRLQAVLEIVTNQTAIALQLLASQQGQMRSAIYQNRLALDYLLATEGGVCGKLNLTNCCLQIDDNGQAIRKIADNIRTLSHVPVQT, encoded by the coding sequence atgttattgttatgttctttgatttttcttagtttgcctatgtctttatcaggtgtgaaatgtaagaaatgcagagacacagtggtcctgtttcaggaccacatttggggaagaaaggagggtaattttatttcccatacctcagttcctgagaaatgctgggcagaaaataccacccaacatccatataccccttgtgtggaaaaagaaggaaataatatgggtcattatatacagattcctaataccactcctttccctcttaacggttggaagggtgactcaggcccaccatgccctgatggactctggttttgcatacaccagcgtactattccaatgaaaagttccactccacactcgaaagtgcctgcccctttaagacagccggacttagttcgagtccatccaaataaccatgaaagtttcggtcatgcagttgggggagataacctttttgtagatctggcaactaaaattgcaggaacttttaatgtaaccaattgttgggtctgcgggggtccacggatgtcagagcaatggccttggtggggggagtccctcaattcattgaccatgatttcccgaatatggacaactaaccgaacgagatcaagagaaacttggtctctctctaacgtcccctctggtttttattgtctctcacgaaccggcaaatacccagtaggaaaaagtccctgcaaggctgtatggattcgcatttcgcctggtattttcacttggtttcctaaacccctgacttggttcttatccactgtttttaaaactaattgcctacccctgtctaatagcaatattcagctttggaattgtaccagttccaccatcacaggaccatacccaTCAAACCCcactcttaaaagagtttgggaacggggatatggagtatccccaaatggattattctgggtatgtggtaataaagcttatactcgtctccccttacagtggagtggaacttgtttcctaggaataatccgcccagaatttttcgttctaccccacgatcacggtcataaattaggagtgaagatttttgatacattacaccgtcagccccactctagcacggtacatttgggacaatggggagatgattggcctccagaacgcataattcaatattatggtcccgctacatgggctcaagatggatcctggggttatcgtactcctatttatatgttaaatcgcattattcgcttgcaagcagtccttgaaattgttacaaatcaaacagctatagccctgcaattacttgcatcccagcaaggtcaaatgcgctctgctatatatcagaaccgtctagccctagactatctcctagccacggaaggaggtgtatgtggaaagcttaatttgactaactgctgcttacagattgatgataatggccaagccattcgaaaaatcgctgataatattcgtactttgtcccatgtaccggttcaaacctga